Proteins co-encoded in one Microbacterium hydrocarbonoxydans genomic window:
- a CDS encoding MFS transporter, which produces MTHTTSASSTVKASWMPLASLFLAQVLMSFNVAALPISLGGIVSDFGVPPTVASTTIVMYGLAVAALVMTGAKLGQRVGWVLIFRVVIVLFAASSLFMIFAPSVGWAIAGQAVAGAAAAIIVPSIVALIAENYRGAQQATAIGAIGSARAISGVTAFLIGGTLGTLVGWRPMFIIVFGIAVIVFAFSFTLRGDRGDASIRIDLVASLLIGAAIVLLTLGFNNLNGWGAIAATDAAPFSILGLSPAPVFIVVGVVLGQFFFLWTRRRMAEGKVPLIDLSVLDSSKERAAVYAMFIVVALEACVNFTIPLYIQIVQGRTPFDTSLAMMPFNLTVFITATLVVRFYKTYPPRVIGVFGFILTTAALVWLSFVVNNNWETLPTILGLVIFGIGQGALVTLVFNVLVTSAPSELAGDVGSLRGTTQNLASAVGTALAGALLVSLLGLSVGRAVVESPELPPELVAQVDLDAVNFVSNDDLRAALEQTDATPAQVDAAVAVNEQARLGTLRLGLLILAGISAVAILPASRLPRYKPDEIPDPSPVAGSD; this is translated from the coding sequence ATGACCCACACCACGTCTGCCTCCTCGACAGTGAAGGCATCCTGGATGCCGCTCGCCAGCCTCTTCCTCGCGCAAGTGCTGATGTCGTTCAACGTGGCCGCGCTGCCGATCTCCCTCGGTGGCATCGTCAGCGACTTCGGTGTGCCGCCGACGGTCGCGAGCACCACGATCGTCATGTACGGACTCGCGGTCGCCGCGCTCGTCATGACGGGTGCGAAACTCGGACAGCGCGTGGGCTGGGTGCTCATCTTCCGTGTCGTGATCGTGCTCTTCGCCGCATCGTCGCTGTTCATGATCTTCGCACCGAGCGTCGGATGGGCGATCGCCGGGCAAGCAGTCGCCGGTGCGGCCGCCGCCATCATCGTGCCGTCCATCGTGGCGCTCATCGCCGAGAACTACCGAGGCGCGCAGCAAGCCACGGCGATCGGCGCGATCGGATCGGCCCGAGCCATATCGGGGGTCACGGCATTCCTCATCGGCGGAACCCTCGGGACCCTCGTCGGCTGGCGGCCGATGTTCATCATCGTGTTCGGCATCGCGGTGATCGTCTTCGCATTCAGCTTCACCCTCCGCGGGGATCGGGGCGATGCGTCGATCCGCATCGATCTGGTGGCCTCCCTCCTCATCGGCGCGGCGATCGTGCTCCTGACGCTGGGCTTCAACAACCTCAACGGGTGGGGCGCGATCGCAGCCACGGACGCTGCTCCGTTCAGCATCCTCGGGCTCTCGCCGGCGCCGGTGTTCATCGTCGTGGGTGTGGTGCTCGGCCAGTTCTTCTTCCTGTGGACGCGCAGACGCATGGCTGAGGGCAAGGTGCCGCTGATCGACCTGAGCGTGCTCGACTCGTCGAAGGAGAGGGCGGCGGTCTACGCGATGTTCATCGTGGTCGCGCTCGAAGCGTGTGTGAACTTCACGATTCCGCTCTACATCCAGATCGTGCAGGGACGCACTCCGTTCGACACCTCGCTGGCCATGATGCCCTTCAACCTCACGGTGTTCATCACAGCGACGCTGGTCGTGCGCTTCTACAAGACGTATCCACCACGTGTGATCGGTGTGTTCGGGTTCATCCTCACCACCGCTGCGCTCGTGTGGCTCTCGTTCGTGGTGAACAACAACTGGGAGACGCTCCCGACCATTCTCGGCCTCGTGATCTTCGGCATAGGTCAGGGGGCGCTCGTCACGCTGGTCTTCAACGTTCTGGTGACATCCGCTCCATCGGAGCTGGCCGGCGATGTCGGATCGCTGCGCGGGACGACGCAGAACCTCGCCTCCGCGGTGGGAACAGCCCTGGCAGGTGCACTGCTCGTGTCGCTGCTCGGTCTGAGCGTCGGTCGGGCAGTGGTGGAGAGCCCCGAGCTGCCGCCGGAGCTCGTGGCCCAGGTCGACCTCGACGCGGTGAACTTCGTCAGCAACGACGACCTCCGCGCCGCCCTGGAGCAGACCGACGCCACGCCGGCGCAGGTGGACGCGGCGGTGGCCGTGAACGAACAGGCGCGCCTCGGCACGCTTCGGCTGGGGCTGCTCATCCTCGCGGGTATCAGTGCCGTGGCGATCCTGCCCGCATCGAGGCTGCCGCGTTACAAGCCCGATGAGATCCCGGATCCTTCACCTGTCGCGGGCTCGGACTGA
- a CDS encoding helix-turn-helix domain-containing protein, producing the protein MDELRTRISRTLRREREAAGFSVSELARRAKISKATVSQLESGAGNPSVETLWALGVALNVPFAVLVDQQSNAPTLIRADALAGVPSAAAAYSASLLSASPPGARRDLYLIQGEPGDPRRSDPHHSGTTEHVILVSGQARVGPALDPVLLNPGDYLSYPGDAPHVFEAMAAGTSAVLISELR; encoded by the coding sequence ATGGATGAGCTCCGAACCCGAATCTCCCGCACGCTGCGTCGAGAACGCGAAGCCGCCGGATTCTCGGTGTCGGAGCTCGCGCGCCGCGCGAAGATCTCGAAGGCGACCGTCTCGCAACTCGAGTCCGGCGCCGGGAACCCCAGCGTCGAGACTCTGTGGGCGCTGGGGGTGGCGCTGAACGTGCCGTTCGCCGTGCTCGTCGATCAGCAGTCGAACGCGCCCACTCTCATCCGCGCCGACGCCCTCGCCGGCGTCCCCTCTGCGGCGGCGGCCTACAGCGCGTCGCTGCTCTCGGCCAGCCCGCCGGGAGCCCGTCGGGACCTCTACCTCATTCAGGGAGAACCCGGCGATCCGCGGCGCTCGGACCCGCACCACAGCGGCACGACCGAGCATGTGATCCTCGTATCGGGACAGGCCCGCGTCGGGCCGGCCCTCGACCCCGTGCTGCTGAACCCGGGCGACTACCTCTCCTACCCCGGCGATGCTCCGCACGTGTTCGAGGCGATGGCAGCAGGAACCAGCGCAGTGCTCATCTCGGAGCTGCGCTGA
- a CDS encoding AzlC family ABC transporter permease, translating into MFTMSNEAGVSAEREVWREALGVVLATSAYGVSFGALAVASGLDVWQTCVLSLLMFTGGSQFAFVGVFAAGGIAALPSAIASAALLGVRNVAYGMRMSPIVGTTPGRRVAAAHFTIDESTAVSISQRDPRLRRAGFWITGIGIFIGWNITTLIGALVGDVLGDPKTWGLDAAAAAAFLALLWPRLRERQAIAVGVAAAVVAAACTPFIMPGLPVLVAAVVAVVVGWFNWWGRGADTARATTEGAT; encoded by the coding sequence ATGTTCACCATGTCGAACGAAGCGGGTGTGAGTGCCGAGCGCGAGGTCTGGCGCGAGGCTCTCGGTGTGGTGCTCGCGACGAGCGCCTACGGAGTCTCCTTCGGTGCTCTGGCGGTGGCATCGGGCCTCGACGTCTGGCAGACGTGCGTGCTGAGCCTGCTGATGTTCACCGGCGGTTCGCAGTTCGCGTTCGTCGGCGTCTTCGCGGCGGGTGGGATCGCGGCTCTTCCCTCCGCCATCGCGTCGGCTGCGCTGCTCGGGGTTCGCAACGTGGCGTACGGCATGCGCATGTCGCCGATCGTCGGCACGACTCCGGGTCGTCGAGTCGCCGCAGCGCACTTCACCATCGACGAATCGACCGCCGTCTCGATCTCGCAACGGGATCCCCGACTGAGGCGGGCCGGATTCTGGATCACCGGGATCGGGATCTTCATCGGATGGAACATCACGACACTGATCGGCGCGCTCGTGGGTGACGTGCTCGGCGACCCGAAGACGTGGGGACTGGATGCCGCGGCGGCCGCTGCCTTCCTCGCGCTCCTGTGGCCACGGCTCAGGGAGCGCCAGGCGATCGCGGTGGGGGTGGCGGCAGCCGTCGTGGCAGCCGCCTGCACCCCGTTCATCATGCCGGGTCTTCCCGTTCTGGTCGCTGCTGTCGTCGCGGTGGTCGTGGGCTGGTTCAACTGGTGGGGCCGAGGCGCCGACACCGCTCGTGCGACGACGGAGGGGGCGACGTGA
- a CDS encoding AzlD domain-containing protein, producing MSLWSAVLLAAVICLALKAVGYLVPPSVLEEPRPARVTDLLTVALLAALVAVQTLGAGQAVVVDARLPAVLVAAGLLWLRQSFLVVVVAAAAVAALLRLLGLAS from the coding sequence GTGAGCCTCTGGAGCGCAGTGCTTCTCGCCGCCGTCATCTGCCTCGCGCTCAAGGCGGTCGGTTATCTCGTGCCACCCTCGGTCCTCGAAGAGCCGCGGCCGGCCCGAGTGACGGATCTGCTGACAGTCGCGCTGCTCGCGGCCTTGGTCGCCGTGCAGACGCTGGGTGCGGGACAGGCGGTCGTCGTCGACGCGCGTCTGCCCGCCGTGCTCGTCGCAGCGGGCCTGCTGTGGCTCAGGCAGTCATTCCTCGTCGTGGTCGTCGCCGCGGCCGCCGTCGCGGCGCTTCTGCGCCTGCTCGGCCTCGCCTCCTGA
- a CDS encoding histidinol dehydrogenase produces the protein MRIGWISRVLSWIAAALVGGVFGVAGTIGHSLMWGPIPVGLIVGAVACGAILIAIRSLTHDRGATLAAGLGMVGMLVLISGVGPGGSVVVQDTLSGRIWIYVVAGLVLLTVAWPSLSRLPVRTDTGAEPVAPSVDPLVDDVPPRTRRSTLGDRTGHES, from the coding sequence GTGCGTATCGGATGGATCTCCCGGGTGCTCTCCTGGATAGCCGCGGCCCTGGTGGGCGGCGTGTTCGGCGTCGCCGGGACGATCGGCCACAGCCTGATGTGGGGTCCCATCCCTGTGGGACTCATCGTCGGCGCCGTGGCGTGCGGAGCCATCCTCATCGCGATCAGGTCGCTGACGCACGACCGGGGTGCGACTCTCGCCGCGGGGCTGGGGATGGTCGGCATGCTCGTACTCATCTCGGGCGTCGGTCCGGGAGGTTCCGTGGTCGTGCAGGACACCCTCAGCGGTCGGATCTGGATCTACGTCGTCGCGGGACTCGTACTGCTCACGGTCGCCTGGCCGTCTCTGTCGCGTCTGCCCGTGCGCACGGACACGGGTGCCGAGCCGGTTGCGCCGAGTGTCGACCCTCTGGTCGACGACGTGCCGCCCCGCACTCGCCGGTCGACGCTGGGCGATCGGACAGGTCACGAGTCGTAG
- the fdxA gene encoding ferredoxin has protein sequence MTYVIALPCVDVKDRACIDECPVDCIYEGERSLYIHPDECVDCGACEPVCPVEAIYYEDDLPEEWQDYYKANVEFFDEVGSPGGAAKVGVIAHDHPIIAALPPQGE, from the coding sequence GTGACGTATGTGATCGCCCTTCCGTGCGTCGATGTCAAGGATCGCGCCTGCATCGACGAGTGCCCCGTTGACTGTATCTACGAGGGTGAACGCTCGCTGTACATCCATCCCGACGAATGCGTGGACTGCGGCGCGTGCGAACCCGTCTGCCCCGTCGAGGCGATCTACTACGAAGACGACCTGCCGGAGGAATGGCAGGACTACTACAAGGCCAACGTCGAGTTCTTCGACGAGGTCGGCTCTCCCGGCGGCGCGGCGAAGGTCGGCGTCATCGCGCACGACCACCCCATCATCGCGGCCCTCCCGCCTCAGGGCGAGTAG